A DNA window from Lutra lutra chromosome 8, mLutLut1.2, whole genome shotgun sequence contains the following coding sequences:
- the NABP2 gene encoding SOSS complex subunit B1: MTTETFVKDIKPGLKNLNLIFIVLETGRVTKTKDGHEVRTCKVADKTGSINISVWDDVGNLIQPGDIIRLTKGYASVFKGCLTLYTGRGGDLQKIGEFCMVYSEVPNFSEPNPEYSAQQAPNKAVQNDSSPPAPQPTTGPPAVSPASENQNGNGLSAPPGPGGGPHPPHAPSHPPSTRITRSQPNHTPAGPPGPSSSPVSNGKETRRSSKR, encoded by the exons ATGACGACGGAGACCTTCGTGAAGGATATCAAGCCCGGGCTCAAGAATCTGAACCTCATCTTCATTGTGCTGGAGACAG GTCGAGTGACCAAGACAAAGGACGGGCACGAGGTTCGGACCTGCAAAGTGGCAGACAAAACAGGCAGCATCAATATCTCTGTCTGGGACGACGTGGGTAACCTGATCCAGCCTGGAGACATTATTCGGCTCACCAAAGG GTACGCTTCAGTGTTCAAAGGTTGTCTGACGCTATACACTGGACGTGGGGGTGATCTTCAGAAGATTGGAGA ATTCTGTATGGTATATTCTGAGGTTCCTAACTTCAGTGAGCCAAACCCAGAGTACAGCGCCCAGCAGGCACCCAACAAGGCG GTGCAGAACGACAGCAGCCCTCCGGCCCCCCAGCCTACCACCGGACCCCCTGCCGTCTCTCCAG CCTCTGAGAACCAGAACGGGAATGGACTGAGTGCCCCACCAGGTCCTGGTGGTGGCCCGCACCCCCCTCACGCACCCTCGCATCCCCCCAGCACCCGAATTACCCGAAGCCAGCCCAACCACACACCTGCCGGCCCTCCGggcccctccagcagccctgtcAGTAACGGCAAAGAAACCCGGAGGAGCAGCAAGAGATAG